GGATAATGGATAAACACCCTTTTTTTCCCTTGAATTGACTTAAAAATACCTCAAGACATCATGACTATCCAATTTAGCACCAAGATTTTCGCGCAAGCCGATCTGAATAACCCTAAGCAACTCAAAGCAAGCTTAGCCACTTTATTGGCGCAGAGCTCAGACTGCTTAGTTTTGGCCTACACAAAGGCGGACTTAGATGCTTTAGCAACAGCCAAATCCAAATCTGGACTCTTAGTCGAGCTGGATCGTCTGCTTGGCGGTTCTGTCACCCATGCTAATCTTGTTGGCGACCTCGATACTCAGCAGGCTTCTACCTGTGTAATTCGTGCTGAAAAGTCTTGGGCCACATCTGGAGTGAAAGTAAAACGCGTTCTCTTGGTATCTTTGGGTGACATTGCTCCAGCTAGTGCACGTAGCCTGAGCTCATATTCAAAAATTGCGCGCGCCACATTGAAGCAGCTCAGCGGTGGCTCTATTCAGAGTGCCTTGTGGTTTATTCCGAGTTTCGCTTTGGGTCATCGTGCAGAGTTCATTGCCGAAGAGGTGCGCTTGACCATTCAGTATGCTGGCGACCAGGCATATCGCTTTGGGGTTCGCCAACCGGCCATGAAGTTCAAGGCCAAAGATAAAGCGGATACGTTTAACCATCTCACTTTTGCAGGAAATGATACTTGCGCTAAAGAGCTCAAGGCTGCAGTACCAGAGGGTGCGGCAATGGTTGAGGGTATGAACTTAGCTAAAGACTTAGGTAATTTGCCCCCCAATATTTGTACGCCAACTTATCTAGGTAAGGCAGCGCAAGGCTTAAGTAAAAAGACTGGATTAAAGGTTGAGGTTTTAGGTCGTAAGCAAATTGAAGCCTTAGGTATGGGTTCATTTTTATCTGTAGCCCAAGGTTCAGATACGCCACCACAATTTATTGTGATGCGTCACCTCGGTGGCAAAGTAGGTGATGCTCCGATTGTGTTGGTGGGCAAGGGCATTACCTTTGACACCGGTGGTATTTCTCTTAAGCCTGGTGAGGCGATGGATGAGATGAAGTACGACATGTGCGGCGCAGCCTCCGTGATTGGCACGATGTACGCTACAGCTTTAATGAAGTTGAAAAGGAATGTCATTGGTGTGATTCCTACTTGTGAAAATATGCCTTCCGGTAATGCCACTCGCCCTGGCGATATTGTGAAGAGCATGTCGGGGCAAACAATTGAGATTCTCA
This genomic stretch from Polynucleobacter corsicus harbors:
- a CDS encoding leucyl aminopeptidase; protein product: MQFSTKIFAQADLNNPKQLKASLATLLAQSSDCLVLAYTKADLDALATAKSKSGLLVELDRLLGGSVTHANLVGDLDTQQASTCVIRAEKSWATSGVKVKRVLLVSLGDIAPASARSLSSYSKIARATLKQLSGGSIQSALWFIPSFALGHRAEFIAEEVRLTIQYAGDQAYRFGVRQPAMKFKAKDKADTFNHLTFAGNDTCAKELKAAVPEGAAMVEGMNLAKDLGNLPPNICTPTYLGKAAQGLSKKTGLKVEVLGRKQIEALGMGSFLSVAQGSDTPPQFIVMRHLGGKVGDAPIVLVGKGITFDTGGISLKPGEAMDEMKYDMCGAASVIGTMYATALMKLKRNVIGVIPTCENMPSGNATRPGDIVKSMSGQTIEILNTDAEGRLILCDALTYVERFKPKAVIDVATLTGACIIALGHVHSGVFSDDEGLVNSLTKAGHASLDTVWRLPLDAAYHEQLKSNFADVANIGGRPAGSVTAACFLSRFTEKYKWAHLDIAGTAWKSGAAKGSTGRPVPLLVNYLLEQK